ACGCGCGAGGCCGGGCCTCCAGCTCCACCTCCGCGCCCCACACGCGAGCGGCGGCGAAGTTGTAGGGCCTGGCCAGGTTCGGCGGGTACAGCTCGTAGGCGATGAGGTTCTCGTACACCGCCGCGAAGCCGCCCGCGGTGACGCTCCAGATGTCGTCGTGCCACAGGGCCGCGGCGTCCACGGAGAGGGCGCGCTCGGGCTTGAGCTCCGGGTTGGGCAGCAGCAGGCCCTGACGGATGTAGAGCTCCAGGAACGACGGCGCGCGGTGGGACTGGCCCGCGTTGGCGCGCACGCCGAAGCCGTGGCCCAGGTCCACGCTCGCGCCCAGCTTGGGCGACAGGAGCGAGTAGTGCCCCACGCGCTCCACGCGCACGGAAGGCACCAGCTTCAAGCGCTCGGAGAACAGGGACAGCTCGTCCATGGCCATGACGCTCGCGCGCCACCACGACGCGGCCTGTCCGCCCACGGCCTGCGTGACGGACTCCGATGATCCGGCGAGCGTAACGGCGAGCGCATTGCGACCCAGCACCGCACGGCCTTCCAGCTCCACACCGCCCACGGTGTAGCGCTGCGCGCCGGAGTCCACGCCGGTGGTGCCCCCGGTGACATCCAGCCAGTCGCGACGGAAGAAGCCGCGAGCACTGCCCTCGCCCGTGTCGCCAAAGGGCCGTGCCCAGCGAGCGCCCAGCGACAGTCGCGTCTGGTCCTGGCGACGGGACACGGTGGGGTTCTGCACGGTGCCCGCGAGCGCGCGGTCCTCCAGCGACACCTCCGCGAGCACATCCACGCGACCGCCGCCGTCCAGGCCACGCCGGTACTTCAGGAGCGCGCCGCCGCCGCGAGCGTCGTTGCGCGTGCGCACCTCCTGCGTGAGCGGGTTGTCGTCCAGCGCGGGCAGTTCGTCCACGCGGTAGCTGAAGTCGCCCTGGGAACGGCCGCCATGCAGCAGCACCAGCGCCTGACCACCGAGCAGCGCGCCCGACGCGGCGACGTGGGCCATCACGGTGTCGAAGCTGCCGTAGGTGACCTCGCCGCTGGAGAGCAGCCGTGACGAAGGCGCGCGGGTGACGAGGTTGACCGCGCCGCCCAGTCCACCCGCGCCGTAGCGGGCACCGGCCGCGCCGCGGAGGATCTCCATGCGCTCCAGCAACGCGACGGGGATCAGCGACAGGTCCGCGACGCCGCCCGCGCCGTTGAGCGGAATGCCATCCAGGAACACGAGCACGCCATTGGACGACGCGCCGCGAACCACCAGGCTCTTGCTCTGCCCGTAGCCGCCGGAGTCCTGCACGACGAGGCTCGCGGATCCACCGAGCAGTTCCGCTGTGTCGCGCGCTTCGCCCGCGCGCTCGCGGGCATCGATGACGGTGATGGCGCCGGTGGGGTCGCGGCGTCGAGCGGAGTCGACGGGGGCTTCGGGGACCTCCTTGCCGATGACCTCCACGGTGGGGAGGACGAACTCAGGAAGCGGCGGCTCGCTGGCCTCGGGCGCAGGCGTCTCCTGCCCGGCCCGGGCCAGTCCCTGGAAGCTGAGCACCAGACCGACGACGGTCCGGGCGAGAAGCGAGCGCCGCATGCTCCGCCTTCCGCTCCCTCCGTCGAAGAGAGAAGGCCTCGCGACAGCACCGCTGCCGCACCCCTGGGCAGGTCTCCTGGCTGACGGGCTCCAGACGTGGGCGCACGCTGCGCCCTTCTGGAAGGAAGCCTCCACCTTCCCTTCGCATCCGCTGACGCGAAAGTGGTGACAGCCGAGGCTTCCGGCCCTGGACCTCAGGGCAACCCGTTCACAGTGGCGGGACCGCGCCGGACTCGCACCGGCTTCCCTCTTGAAGGCCCGGCATGGGCACCCAAGGGCCCGGCACTTCTAGGAGGTCACCCCCAGCCCGTCAAGGCGCGGGCGCCGACGCGCCGTAGCGCAGTCCGTCGATGAGCAGGTCGACCATCCTCCGGGTGAAACCGGGGCCGACCTCCGCGACGGGAACGCAGAGGTTCGCCACGCCGCGCAGGAGCTCGTACGCGTCGACGTCCTTGCGCACCTGCCCTGCCGACGCGGCAGCCGTGAGCAGCGACTGGAGCACCGGTTCAAGGTGCTCACGGAAATACGCGGGCAGCGCCTGGTACGCCGGATCCTGGGCATTGAGCGACGCGGCAAGGCCTCGCTTGGTGGCGATGAGGCTGGTGAACCGGTGAAGCCACCGCGTCAGCGCCTCGAACGCATCATGCTGACGCGCCAGCGC
This DNA window, taken from Corallococcus coralloides DSM 2259, encodes the following:
- a CDS encoding TetR/AcrR family transcriptional regulator, encoding MKKTQRVDAQRNLDSLLEAAKAVFAESGVDAPVREIASRAGVGIATVYRHFPQRADLIAAVYRREIDACAAEAPALARQHDAFEALTRWLHRFTSLIATKRGLAASLNAQDPAYQALPAYFREHLEPVLQSLLTAAASAGQVRKDVDAYELLRGVANLCVPVAEVGPGFTRRMVDLLIDGLRYGASAPAP
- a CDS encoding TonB-dependent receptor plug domain-containing protein, encoding MRRSLLARTVVGLVLSFQGLARAGQETPAPEASEPPLPEFVLPTVEVIGKEVPEAPVDSARRRDPTGAITVIDARERAGEARDTAELLGGSASLVVQDSGGYGQSKSLVVRGASSNGVLVFLDGIPLNGAGGVADLSLIPVALLERMEILRGAAGARYGAGGLGGAVNLVTRAPSSRLLSSGEVTYGSFDTVMAHVAASGALLGGQALVLLHGGRSQGDFSYRVDELPALDDNPLTQEVRTRNDARGGGALLKYRRGLDGGGRVDVLAEVSLEDRALAGTVQNPTVSRRQDQTRLSLGARWARPFGDTGEGSARGFFRRDWLDVTGGTTGVDSGAQRYTVGGVELEGRAVLGRNALAVTLAGSSESVTQAVGGQAASWWRASVMAMDELSLFSERLKLVPSVRVERVGHYSLLSPKLGASVDLGHGFGVRANAGQSHRAPSFLELYIRQGLLLPNPELKPERALSVDAAALWHDDIWSVTAGGFAAVYENLIAYELYPPNLARPYNFAAARVWGAEVELEARPRAWFTATSSYAWTRTQNRYGDPRYFGKELPYRPRHKWVGRLRVGPDWLNGRTEVLVQSAQLINRVGEARLSLPSRTWVSVGASSTFLHRPDLTVSFDVKNLLDVRTADYTGMPLPGRAAYVTLSVALDPSTSEDSHVASPP